One stretch of Arachis hypogaea cultivar Tifrunner chromosome 20, arahy.Tifrunner.gnm2.J5K5, whole genome shotgun sequence DNA includes these proteins:
- the LOC112783696 gene encoding LOW QUALITY PROTEIN: uncharacterized protein (The sequence of the model RefSeq protein was modified relative to this genomic sequence to represent the inferred CDS: inserted 2 bases in 1 codon; deleted 3 bases in 3 codons; substituted 1 base at 1 genomic stop codon) has protein sequence MGYAQLVIGPAGSGKSTYCSSLYKHCAAQRTMYIVILDPAAENFEYPVAMDIRELISLDDVMEELGLSPNGSPIYSMEHPEDNLDLWFNEQLENYLDDDYLVFXCPNQIEFCSHVPVLKNFVEHLKLTNFNACAVYLLDSQFASDVTKFVSGCMACLSANAMVQLEXPHVNILSKLDLVTEKKDVEEFLDPEPTFLLSELNNGWLLNLQN, from the exons ATGGGTTATGCACAACTTGTTATAGGTCCTGCTGGCAGTGGCAAG TCCACATATTGTTCGAGTTTATACAAACACTGCGCTGCTCAGCGCACAATGTATATTGTGATCCTGGACCCTGCTGCTGAAAATTTTGAGTATCCTGTTGCGATGG ATATAAGGGAACTTATTTCCCTTGATGATGTTATGGAGGAACTTGGGCTAAGTCCCAACGGCAGTCCTATATACAGCATGGA acaCCCTGAAGATAATCTGGACCTTTGGTTTAATGAGCAACTGGAAAATTATTTAGATGATGATTATCTGGTCTT CTGCCCAA atcAGATAGAATTTTGTTCACATGTCCCAGTGCTAAAGAATTTTGTGGAGCATTTGAAACTTACAAATTTTAATGCATGTGCTGTGTACTTGCTTGATTCACAG TTTGCGTCTGATGTGACAAAATTTGTTAGCGGGTGCATGGCATGCCTCTCTGCAAAC GCAATGGTTCAACTGGAATGACCACATGTTAATATCCTATCA AAATTGGACCTTGTGACTGAAAAAAAGGATGTTGAAGA ATTCTTGGATCCAGAGCCTACCTTTTTGCTGTCTGAATTGAAT AACGGATGGCTCCTCAATTTGCAAAATTAA
- the LOC112786270 gene encoding uncharacterized protein: MAAEGIKGLAYQPASSPLGGAGWNSETASLGGTGRTSPLKDGHLAGRGGASPLATLASSIFIHLHRSASSSRTQPSSFIHLYRSASSSQTQPASSSRTIFITALHRTQPSSSSSPSSSPSSFITVVFLELAVAVTVSGRCLPRRCFEKVQKTLTSITPPSISLSPPFALKIATRFVVSQHAIPLAVLLVVPLVVLVVVLLASLSLAVLLASLSRFCSPCCSKVDINNLEEYISLVVDATIKTGITHQMEAFKAGFN, from the exons ATGGCAGCTGAGGGTATCAAAG GCTTAGCCTACCAGCCCGCCAGCTCgccgttaggcggggcgggctggAATTCTGAGACCGCCTCACTAGGTGGGACGGGGCGGACCAGCCCGCTAAAGGACGGGCATctagcggggcggggcggggcttccccgcttgccaccctaGCTTCATCCATCTTCATCCATCTTCATCGCTCAGCTTCATCGTCTCGAACCCAGCCTTCGTCGTTCATCCATCTTTATCGTTCAGCTTCATCTTCTCAAACTCAGCCGGCTTCATCTTCTCGAACCATCTTCATCACTGCCCTTCATCGCACCCAGCCTTCATCGTCTTCATCGCCTTCATCGTCACCTTCATCGTTCATTACGGTGGTCTTCCTCGAGCTTGCCGTCGCCGTCACCGTCAGTGGTCGTTGTCTTCCTCGACGCTGCTTTGAAAAGGTTCAGAAAACCTTAACCTCCATCACGCCGCCATCTATCTCACTGTCGCCACCCTTCGCGCTCAAGATCGCAACCAGGTTCGTTGTTAGCCAGCACGCCATTCCTCTTGCTGTTTTGCTTGTCGTCCCTCTCGTCGTTCTGGTCGTTGTGCTGCTCGCTTCTCTTTCTCTCGCGGTTCTGCTCGCTTCTCTATCGCGGTTCTGCTCACCATGCTGCTCGAAG GTTGACATCAATAATTTGGAGGAGTATATATCTTTAGTGGTTGATGCAACTATCAAGACTGGGATCACACATCAAATGGAAGCATTTAAAGCAGGATTCAACTAG